The stretch of DNA tgctattattaatgaaaataactaTTATGGACTAGGGAATTGGGTACTGAGCTCCCCATCATCACAGGCATCCAGGCAGGCTTAATTATTATTTGAGGAGGAAGATGCAGAAAGGATTTAGTCATGGACTGAGGAAATTGTCTACTGGATTCTCCCAGACCTAAAAGTCCTATACAAAGTCATTGAAACATAGGACCAATTTTAAAAGTTCCGTTGTTTGGAATTTTTGTGTAAAGCAACTTGGGATCAGTAGGTTCATCTCCTCAGAGAGGTAGGTGACAATGCCACTCTTAGAAGCCAACCCTGCTCTTCAAACAGGCAAGGCAAATGAGGAACAACCTGCTCATGAAACTCTGCTCGTTCTGTCCCACGATGGCTCTACCTGCTCTGGAAAAGCTACAGATAGTGGTTCATCCACCACTGGGGCTCAAAGAGCTCCATGAGCTTTGCTGAAAGTTATCGTCCCTCTCCCTAGATACAGCATATCCACACACATTCTGGCATTCACAGCAAGAAGCCCTGGCTGCAGGTGATTGCAATACTGATAACAGCAATGGTAGAAAACACACACCAATTGCCTaatgtgtgccaggctctgggctgagAGTTTTGCAGACATTGTCTCACTGACTTCACATCAGACTCATGAGTCCGTGTCTACACTatgtcatccccattttacagacgaaaAACACACCAAGTCCTTCAGCCAGTAAGGGGCAGGGTTTGAATCAGGTTCTAAGGTACACTCAGAATGTTAGCAGTAGTTAGTAGAAAAGGTTGATGACAAGTTGACAACTCATTAGCATTTTAGATGAATCCAAATATCTTCCAGGATGTGCCACACACTCTCCCAGCACTGCTGGGTTAGTTGGACCCTCTCAAGGCATCTAGGATCAGGAAAAGCCAAAGTTCCTATGAACATTATCTAGCAATTCTTGGGGAAAGCAGAAGTCTGATAGACAAAGTTTAGGCTGCACTCACAATGAGCACCCCAAATGGTGTGATGGAAAATGTTAGTAATAGTCTCCGTTTATGGAGCCAAGGTTTTTATCTGTATGATAAGGCTGGCTggcaatatggtttggctgtgtccccacccaaatctctaaTTGTAGCtaccataattcccacgtgtagtaggagggacctggtgggaggtaattgaatcatgagggtgggtctttctcatgatagtgaataagtctcacaagatatgatggttttataaaggggagtttccctgcacatgccctctctcttgcctgccaccaccatgtaagacatgactttgctcctcctttgccttccaccatgattgcgaggcctccccagccatgtggaactgggagtccattaaacctctttttctttataaattacccagtctcgggtatgtctttattagtagcatggGACCAGACCAATACAGCTGGGTTCTAAGACAGACTACTTTCTCAGAGCCAGCCAAATACTTGTGggctattttattacttttattttcttttaaaatccctCGGTCAATCCGGACAGGCTTAGAACTCTCCTCATTTCAGTGCCATTGTAATCCCTCTGACTTGCAGCAAATCCTCTGGTTTGCTTTGCCATGGCAAGGCCAGGGGACAGTTCCCTGCATCTCTCTAGATCTGCAAGGGTCTTTTACCCTTGTTCTTAGCAATTGTCAACATATCATGCAGATCCCAAAAGGGCAGAGTCATAACTTCATGATTAAGAATGTGGACTTTGGAATGACAGACATCTAGGTTCAAATTCTAGCTCCTCTACTGAGTACTTACCCTCTCTAAGCTTCAATTTCCCCATAAGTCTAAGGGGGATAATGGCACCTCATGGAttttttgtaaggattaaatgagataatgcaataTTGGAAAGGGAGTAGGATAtgtttaggcaagttacttaacctttctgggcctcagtttattCAACTGTAAACGGGGACAAAAATATTATCTACCCTTATAGAGCCATTTGTGATTAACGAATGAGTTATGGCTTggaaagtgcttagaacagcATCTGTCACATTAGTTAGTACTGAGTAAATATAAGTTGTTTTAATTAATGCAAGTAAAGTCCTCAGCATGGTAaaagtaggtattcaataaatggtggctattattattatgaggTAGCTGTTCCTCAGAGAAGTTCATGCACATTTATCTCCTGGAAAGCAATAAGAAATGAAGACATCAGGGGAGAATTTTGTTCTTAAATAAATGTTGCAGTCATAGCAGAACAAGTCCACAGATCCCGTTTCCCTAACAGGATACTCTAGGACCTTCACTCCTCTTCATGCCCAGGCTCTCTTTTACCTCAGAAGGACCTGCCCTTCATCCAACCATCCACTTTTTCAACAAATTCTCCTTAAGCACCTATAGTGAGCCAGAAAGAGGGCTGGGAATGCTTAAGCAGTGAATGAGATGGTTCCAGTCTTTGCCCTCCTGGAGCCTACAGGGTAGTGGAGGAGATGCacactaaataaatacatacacaaatgcTTATTGAATAACAGCTACAATTTGTATTGTGAAAAATGTGACGAGGATGTACAATGGGTCTTGATGTGGTCTTGGCACTGGGTGTGTGAGTAAGGGGGAGTCATTGTAAAGGCTCCCTGAGAAATTGCTGGGACTCCCAACTGATGAATAGGAGTTGTCTGGGTGATGTGCGGAAGTGTAGAGAGAAAAGAGTCCAGGCAGACAGGCATTTTGTTCCAAGGCCCTGCACCCACAAAGTGCCTGGCTCACAAAGAGAACCGAGAGAAAGGTCACATGGTTAACTTACTCCTAGACCCTCCACTCAAAATACTCAGCTAGGAAATTAGAATTGGAAGAGAAATCCAGGTCCACAGAAACTGCGTTCTCAGTGGCAACTATTGTCTCTTTCCTTTCAGGTGCTCCTCGCCTGCTTGCAGATCTCAGACCCCAGCTGGTCTCAGACCTCAGCCCCTGAGGCCAAGCAAACATACATCATCCTGGAGGCTGCAGACATAGCTCACCGTGCCCACATGTGAACTTCAGCCAAGACACCACAACAgggactctgcccactgaatccCCTATGATTCCTCAATCCTGTCCTGGTCATACCCCACTGGGTTTTGTGAGGCTATTTAGGAAGAGAAGTTTCCCTTactgaagaaaagagagacaacATGAAAGAAAACAATGGCCCCAAAGGAGGAATTTGTGATTGACATAAATGGGAGTGTTCCCTTGGGCTCATCATGTATCATCAAAGTAGCAAACCCCCAGGTCATTTATTTCTCCACCTATTTACCTGCTATGAAAAGAAGATGCGTTTAAGTTTCCTGCAGTTTCACACTGGACATTAATGCTCTGGGGGCGGGGGGAGAAAAAGCCGTATGTTCTAGATGTAACAGGTTTCTTTTGGAATTCACTCACTGGGAGTCTGGCACTACCCCCTAAATGGTActtttgttgtctttttgttCAAGACAACCAGCTTCTTCCAAGATCAGAACTGCATGCCAGCCTCCCTTGATAAACAGCCTACCAGCTCTCTTGGTAGATCAGATGTTTAATAGTTAGCCTAACTCATTTGTTTTTTCAAGGAGCAATTATACTacaatgaattaatattttaactgCAGGGGAAGCATTACAGCTAGTTCCTACGTAGACTCTAGAGGTTGGGAATGGCCAACAGGATTTCCCATACTAAGAGGAGAGGACAACTCCATCCTGGCCAGCAGTTCTCTATGTTTGAAATACCATCATTAGATACTGCTCCAAAGACCTAAGGGGAGATGTGCCTAGGAGAAGTGTATGGTCCTGATCCTTCCCACTGAGGCTCAATGGCCCAGCAAAATATGAAAGTGAGACCCGTGCTTCTAAAGCGTAACAGTCTAGAATCAGTAGAGTTTGTGAAACAACCTCACCACCGCAGGAGCAAATCCCAGCAGGTGAGATTCAAGGAAGATGGGACCACTAAGAATCCAGCTGGCCTAGCTGAGGTTGATGTCCGAACTCCAGAAGACCTGGCTGTGATGGGGAAAACTCAAGCAACCAGGCACCATCATCCCCCCACCTACTCGCTCTCCTTCCCCAGGTCCCAGAAGGCAGGGGGCTTTCGCAACGTTGCGATCCAAACTTCCCCCAGTCTCAGGAAGCATTtcccagttttcaaaaggaagaaactcACAGCCAGCAAGTCCCTGGTGGAAATGCCAACAGCATCCCAAAGTGCCATCCAGGTCAACGGCAACCTCTCTGAACAGGACATTGTGTCTTCTGACCTTGCCTACTTAAGGTTGGCTCAGCATCTTGAGGATGGGCCTCGAAGGGTCAAGGTGTCCCACACATTCCTCCCGAGGGTCCCCAAGGTGCAAAGCAATGGTCCTGTTAGCATATGCTTGGAAGCAGGAACTTGGAGGTCCTTAGAGAAAGCCACAGCTGCCATTCAGGTTCCAGATGATATTTATCACAGTCCTTCCTGGGAAGCTAGAGAGTCTGCTCTCAGCCCAGACAGGCCAGCTGAAGTAAGTAACTCCATACACCCTTTGGGTGACACATGTCCAGGTGATGGGAGAAGGATGACTCTACCAGATTCAGAAAAATCCACCTCCTGCTTAAATGCCACCAGCGTTGCCAGCCACACACCAGGCACAGAGAAACTTAAACCTGAATTGCTTTTGCCCAAAGACAACTCGGATGACAAAGACTTTGGCCCACTGTCATCTCAGTCAAAGGAAACGTGTGTTCCTTCACCTCCACGGACTCACAGTTCCCCCTCATCAGGCTCCCACAGGCAGCCAGCCTACCCAGGAAGAGCCTCAGACTGTCCTTCATCAAGTAACAATCACCAGAATCTGGTGTCACTCAAAATTAACAGTGCATCGAAATCTGCCCCTGGGTGTCAGGGGCAGACAGCAAACAACCCCACTGAGTCAGACACCCTGGAGTTTCCAAATTGTCCAGGAAGTGATCACCTCCCATCCTCTCTTCCAAAGAGTGAGACCAAACTTCAGAGCAACAGGGAGATTAGTGACATTAATCAAATTCACCTGGCACGGGGTGAACTCTGCGACCTCCAAGGCCGACTGCAATCCGTGGAAGAATCTCTGCACTCGAACCAAGAGAAAATTAAAGTCCTTTTGAATGTAATTCAAGACTTGGAGAAAGCTCGAGCTCTCACTGAAGGGTAaggagatttttttcatattagaAATGACTGGGTGAAGTCATCTGCTAACACACGGGCAGAGACAGCTTTGCTTTCTTTTAGTAAACATGTCTCCAAAACGTTTGAAGTACGGTTGTTTCTCCAAATCATAACCACAGACCTCCCTTTTCTCTAATggaatttcatttagttctaggCTTTGGTGGATTTTTGTGGATTTCTACTGCTGTTTGTTTTCGTTTTCAGGTGTTAACAGAATGGGAAAAGGCAGCAATGAAGCAGTAGGatcaaaaatgatttttatgaaGATGAGGGTTCCGTTGATATATGATGGGGGAAAACGATGGCAGGAAGGCACTTCCCCATCCCCCTCCTCTTAGCAAGTTACTGCATTTGTACAGTATTTCCGTTCTTCGTGTCATTGTGACAAAGGACTTGAGGTGGCCACTCAGCTTACTATTGACCTTCCCCTGTACTGACTACTTTTATGACTTGGGCTGGT from Macaca nemestrina isolate mMacNem1 chromosome 6, mMacNem.hap1, whole genome shotgun sequence encodes:
- the INSYN2B gene encoding protein INSYN2B isoform X2, which translates into the protein MAQQNMKVRPVLLKRNSLESVEFVKQPHHRRSKSQQVRFKEDGTTKNPAGLAEVDVRTPEDLAVMGKTQATRHHHPPTYSLSFPRSQKAGGFRNVAIQTSPSLRKHFPVFKRKKLTASKSLVEMPTASQSAIQVNGNLSEQDIVSSDLAYLRLAQHLEDGPRRVKVSHTFLPRVPKVQSNGPVSICLEAGTWRSLEKATAAIQVPDDIYHSPSWEARESALSPDRPAEVSNSIHPLGDTCPGDGRRMTLPDSEKSTSCLNATSVASHTPGTEKLKPELLLPKDNSDDKDFGPLSSQSKETCVPSPPRTHSSPSSGSHRQPAYPGRASDCPSSSNNHQNLVSLKINSASKSAPGCQGQTANNPTESDTLEFPNCPGSDHLPSSLPKSETKLQSNREISDINQIHLARGELCDLQGRLQSVEESLHSNQEKIKVLLNVIQDLEKARALTEGRNFYRTGQDLNNCSTCQNTACIIYRTQQGNTAVYRPGRGPLPDTQLTAL
- the INSYN2B gene encoding protein INSYN2B isoform X1; this translates as MAQQNMKVRPVLLKRNSLESVEFVKQPHHRRSKSQQVRFKEDGTTKNPAGLAEVDVRTPEDLAVMGKTQATRHHHPPTYSLSFPRSQKAGGFRNVAIQTSPSLRKHFPVFKRKKLTASKSLVEMPTASQSAIQVNGNLSEQDIVSSDLAYLRLAQHLEDGPRRVKVSHTFLPRVPKVQSNGPVSICLEAGTWRSLEKATAAIQVPDDIYHSPSWEARESALSPDRPAEVSNSIHPLGDTCPGDGRRMTLPDSEKSTSCLNATSVASHTPGTEKLKPELLLPKDNSDDKDFGPLSSQSKETCVPSPPRTHSSPSSGSHRQPAYPGRASDCPSSSNNHQNLVSLKINSASKSAPGCQGQTANNPTESDTLEFPNCPGSDHLPSSLPKSETKLQSNREISDINQIHLARGELCDLQGRLQSVEESLHSNQEKIKVLLNVIQDLEKARALTEGRNFYRTGQDLNNCSTCQNTACIIYSVEYDFRQQEGRFHEVLQSLEEAEPVEEASPPPKSPAEPPAPEKQDLRQKTKKVKKKCFWWI